A window of the Mucilaginibacter sp. cycad4 genome harbors these coding sequences:
- the mutY gene encoding A/G-specific adenine glycosylase: MNFTDEVVQWYLNNKRDLPWRNTTDPYVIWLSEIILQQTRVEQGMPYFYRFLEKYPDVSSFAAAHEDEILKLWQGLGYYSRGRNMLKTARLVQELHNGHFPDSYNELIKLKGIGEYTAAAIASFAANEAKAVVDGNVYRVLARYLGIYEPINSTGGKKTFQKAADDFLNKKMPGLHNQAMMEFGAMLCKPKNPACGICPVRLGCVAFNTDAVADLPVKLKTVKVRERFFNYFLVTNGNTVLMSKRGDKDIWANMFDLPMVETSSLLTLEELLKQPEVLAVFGNDIKAIEVSTVHKHILTHQRLFVRLIKIENQPLKTNENWVKINVQNLPELALPKIIFILLKNIFNL, translated from the coding sequence ATGAATTTTACCGACGAAGTGGTACAATGGTACTTAAACAACAAACGCGACCTGCCCTGGCGTAATACTACTGATCCTTATGTGATCTGGCTATCTGAGATCATCCTGCAGCAAACCCGGGTAGAACAGGGCATGCCTTATTTTTACCGCTTCCTTGAAAAATATCCTGATGTAAGCAGTTTTGCCGCCGCCCATGAGGATGAGATCCTGAAGCTATGGCAGGGATTGGGTTACTACTCAAGGGGGCGCAATATGCTCAAAACAGCCCGGCTTGTACAGGAACTCCATAACGGCCACTTTCCTGACAGCTATAATGAACTGATAAAACTAAAAGGTATTGGCGAATATACAGCCGCCGCTATCGCGTCGTTTGCGGCTAATGAAGCCAAAGCTGTGGTGGACGGTAACGTTTATCGTGTACTGGCACGCTACCTGGGTATTTATGAGCCCATCAACTCAACCGGGGGTAAAAAAACATTTCAAAAGGCTGCCGATGATTTTCTTAATAAGAAAATGCCGGGACTGCACAATCAGGCTATGATGGAGTTTGGCGCTATGCTGTGCAAACCTAAAAATCCAGCCTGCGGTATTTGCCCTGTCCGCCTGGGTTGTGTAGCCTTTAACACCGATGCTGTTGCCGATCTCCCGGTGAAATTAAAAACAGTAAAAGTACGTGAGCGCTTTTTTAATTATTTCCTGGTAACTAACGGCAATACCGTTTTGATGAGCAAAAGGGGCGATAAAGACATCTGGGCCAATATGTTTGATTTACCCATGGTAGAAACAAGCTCACTTTTAACCCTGGAAGAGCTATTGAAACAACCTGAAGTTTTAGCTGTTTTTGGTAATGATATTAAAGCTATTGAAGTTTCGACGGTGCATAAACACATCCTTACCCATCAGCGGCTTTTTGTAAGGCTGATAAAAATTGAAAACCAGCCCCTCAAAACAAACGAAAACTGGGTTAAAATCAACGTTCAAAACCTGCCGGAGTTAGCATTGCCAAAAATCATTTTTATATTATTAAAAAATATTTTTAATTTGTAA